Part of the Dehalococcoidia bacterium genome, TAGCAATCTGTATCCCTCAGTATTATATGATAAAAACATTTTGAAAGCGGAGAATTACTATGCCATATGGTGGAAATGATTGGTTAGATTTAAATCAAGAAGAGAGTATTGAACCAGAATTACCTATTTGTGATCCACATCATCATTTTTGGGACTTGAGAAGTGAAAGAACACCATATGGAAAATATTTACTTAATGAATTATTAAGTGATTTCAAAGATCATAATATTAAATCAACTGTATTTATTGAGGCTAGAGCTATGTACAACATAAATCTAGAAAAAAGTTATCAATCTGTTGGAGAAGTAGAATTTGTTCAAGGATTATCTGCTGCTAGTGCTAGTGGTATATATGGTAATAGTAGAGCAGCTGCAGCAATAATTGGTCATGCAAATCTAAATCTTGGCTCAAAAGTAAAACCAATTTTAGAATCTTTAGTCGCAGCAAGCCCAAATAGATTTAGAGGTATAAGGCATATTGTTGCAAAAGATGATGATCCTAAAGTTGTTATGAGACAGGTTTATGACCTAAAAGAACAAATGACTACAAAAAATTTTATCGAAGGTGCAAAAGTTTTAGCTGATATGGGACTAACTTTTGATTCATGGATGTATTTTCATCAATTACCAGAGCTACTTAATTTAGCAAAAAAGGTTCCTGAATTAGAAATCGTATTAGATCATGTAGGCGGATTACTTCAAGTAGGCAGATATTCAACTATAAAAAAAGAAGTTAAAGAAATTTGGAAAAAAAATATTTCAGATTTATCTGAATGCCCAAATGTAAAAATTAAGTTAGGTGGTTTAGGTATGCCTATATTTGGATATGATTGGCATGAAAGAGATATTCCAATTGGTTCAGATGATTTAGCATTTGACATGGCTCCAATTTTAGATTTCTGTATTGAAAAATTCACTCCAGAAAGAGGGATGTTTGAGAGTAATTTTCCTGTAGATAAGGTTTCTTTTAGTTATAATATTTTATATAACGCTTTCAAAAAATACTCTAAAGATTTTAGCAAATCTGAAAGGGCTGCAATGTTTCATGATAATGCGGTTAAGTTTTATAAAATATAGTAATAATAGAAAGAATAATTCATGATTTACAACAAGATTCTTGAAAATATTAAATCTAATAAAACAGCTGTTGGATTAAATATAAATATAAACTCACCTCATTTAGTTGAGTTTTTTGGATCAATGGGATTTGATTGGGTTTTTATAGATTGTGAGCATGGATCCATGTCAGATTCAGAGGCTGAAAATATGATCAGAGCTGCAGAATTATATGATATGGCTTCAGTTGTTAGAGTTGCAGCTAATGAACCATATTTGATACTAAAAATGCTTGATGCTGGTGCTAGAGGAATTGTTGTACCTCATATTGATAATAAAGATGAGGCCATAAAAGCTAGAAATGCTGCTAAATATCCTCCTTTAGGATTAAGAGGATCAAATTATGGAACAGGAAGAAACAATAAGTACGGATCACTTATTAATGATACTGAAGAGTATTACAAGTTTGCTAATAACAATACTATTTTATTTGCTCTAATAGAATCTAAAGAGGCTGTAGAAAATATTGATGAAATTTTATCTGTTGATGGAATTGATGCTACTTGGCTTGGTCCATCAGATATGGCATTATCAATGGGCTTACCTGGTAAAAATCAAGTACAAAAATACTTAGATATCGTTGTAAAAAAGACTATAGAAAAAGGAAAGATTTCGGCAGCTACACATTCAGGACCTGATCAATTTGATGAATATGAACATTTTCATAAATTAGGATCGAAAGTTTTATCAATTACTTCTCTTTCATTAATGAAACAGGCTGCAATAAATTGGCAAAAAAACATAAGAAAATTAGATTAAGTAAGGCTAAATTTTGAACATTATAGAAGTTGAAAATCTAGTAAAAAAATATGATAAATTTATTGCAGTAAAGGGTATAGATTTTACAGTTAAACAAGGTGAAATATTTGGCCTTCTGGGTCCTAATGGTGCTGGAAAAACTACAACTGTTGAGATACTAGAAGGACTTAGAAAAGCAACTTCAGGAATTGCAAGTATAGACGGAATCGATGTTTCAAAAAATTCTAAGGGTGTAAAAAAAATAATTGGTGTTCAACTTCAAGAATGTTCTTTTTTTGATAAGTTAACGCTATATGAAATAATTGAAATGTTTTCTGTGCTTTATTCAACAAATTCAGATATAAATTCAATACTAGAAAAAGTTGGGTTATTAGAAAAGAAAAACTCATACTATAAACCCTTATCAGGTGGTCAAAAACAAAGATTATCTATTGCAGTTGCTTTAGTTAACAACCCAAAAGTATTATTTTTAGATGAACCAACAACTGGTCTAGATCCACAAGCCAGAAGAAATATGTGGGAATTAATAAGTGAAATAAAAAAAGATGGTAAAACCATAATTCTTACAACGCATTATATGGAAGAGGCAGAAATTCTTTGTGACAGAGTAGCAATTATAGATTCAGGAAAAATTGTCAAAATAGACTCTCCAAAAAATTTAATATCAGAACTCTTAAATTCTGGATTTGTAACAGAAAAAAGATATCAAGAAGCTACACTTGAGGATGTTTTTCTTGACCTTACAGGCAAAAGCTTAAGGGAATATTAATGAAAATATATCTGATTATTGCTTCATCAACCATAAAAATGTATTTCAGAAGAACTCAAAGTCTTTTCTGGACTCTATTTTTTCCTGTTGTAATGATGATTGGACTTGGATTTTTTGGTTTTGGAGAATATGAAAAACCTAAACTAGGAATAATCGATCGTGCAAATAACACAACATCTAAAGAATTTATAAACAACTTACAACAAAAACAATACATTGAAATAGATCAAAATATTGAGGAAAACTATGAAGAAAATTTATTAGAGCACTTAACAGATTCGGTTCTTATTATTCCAGAAAATTTTGGGTCAAGTAATAATAAAATCGAAATATATTATGAGAAATCTAATTCAGAATTAGCCTATTCTTTTCAAGATACCTCTTTATTTTTACTGCAAAATTTACAAGATAATAATTTTACAGTCGAAATTTTAGAAAAAAAATTTGAACATGAAAATCAAGGTTACAAAGGTTTTCTAGTACCTGGAATAGTTGCCTTAGCTATAATGCAAAGTGGTATTTTAGGAGTAGTTTTCACAATAATAAATTATAAAAGCCAAGGTGTCCTAAAACGATTACAAGCTGCCCCAATAAATCCAGGGCATTTTCTGATAGGTCAATTGATAAGCAGACTTTTGATACTAACAATACAAACTGTAGTTTTATTTATAATAGGTGTATTAATATTGGATATAAATATAGCTCTTGGTAATATTTATGCATGGATTAATATTGGCATTTTTTCAATTCTTGGATCCATCTTATTTTTATTTATTGGTCTAGCCATTTCTGGAGCTTCTCCTAATGAGGATTATGCTGCGCCATTTGCTAACTTAATAACTTTTCCAATGATGTTTTTGTCAGGAGTTTTTTTTGATAACGAGCTTCTTCCTGATTGGATATCTAATATTACAGAATTCCTACCATTAACTCCATTAGTAGAATCTTTAAGAGAATCAGCACTTTACGGAACCAATACTTTTGAATTACTTCCAGAACTTATCACCATATTAGCTTGGATAATGGTTGCGTTTGGTGTGGGAGTTAAGACATTTAAGTGGGAATGATTCTTAAGTTATCCTAATTTCTCTAATTTTTCTTCGTCTAGTTCAAAGCCTAAACCAGGTTTATTATTAAGGTGAATATGACCATCTTCTATTTTATATGGTTCTACTAATAAATTATTATGTTCAGGTATAAATGTATGTGAATGTTCTAGTTTATAAAAATTAGGAACAGAAGTTACAACATGAGCAGCAGATATCAATTCAATAGGGCCACCCGGAATTACATGAGGAGCTATTGGTATATAATAAGCCTCTGCCATAGTAGCTATTTTCTTTATTTCTGATATACCTCCAGTCCAAACAGTATCAGGCATAATAAAATCTGCTAAATTATTTTCTAGAATAGGAATAAAATCTGCTCTAGTGTAGAGACGTTCACCAACACAGATTGGAGCATTGGTACTCTCTTTTACTTGTCTTAAAGCATTTATTCCTTCAGGTGGGACTGGCTCTTCAAACCAAGCAATATTAAATCTTTCAAATAAATTATTAGAAATTCTAATAGCGTTAGGAACATTATAGTGACCATGAGCATCAATCAATATTTCAATATCAGGCCCAACAACTTCTCTTACTGCTTCTACGATGTCATATCCTAGTTGCTCCCCTTCTTGAGATATAAATCCATCTTGGTACATTGTATGATATTGAGTCATTTCTAAAAATGGATCAAGTTTACATGCATTATGGCCATTATCTACCACATTTGATTTGGCAGCTCGGGCATAATCTTCAGGAGTATTACAACCCGTAAACCATGCATTACAATATAGCCTTACTGGATCTCTGTAGCTTCCTCCTAATAGATCATAGACTGGCAAACCAGAAACTTTTCCTTTGATATCCCATAATGCAATATCAAAGCCTGCAGTAAGGGAAGTAGTAAAACCTCTTGATCCCATATAAGAAAACATTCTATATATTTTGTTCCACAATCTATCTATATCCATAGGGTTTTCTCCAATTAATTGTGGAGAAACTTCACGGATAGCAGTTGCCATAAATTCTTCAGATACATTTACAGAAGATCCAACTTCCCCCCATCCATGTATTCCTTCATTGGTTTCAACTTTAATAAAAACCCATTTTTTATTAGTAAGACTTTTTGATGTTTGAGCATATTCAGCAGCATAAATTTTTATATCAGTTATCTTCATTTTTCCCTCAGAAATATAAATTATTTGCTCATGAGTATATAAATGAGATACAAAATGTCAATAAATAGATTTTTTTTTAATCATAATTAAATTATTCTTAAATCAATAAACTATAAAAATCTTAATGAGTAATAAAAAAAATATACTAATTTCTTCTAAAGATTCAAATCTGAGTAATATATTTTCTGATTCTTTGGAAAATTATAATACTAAATTTTTAGATTTAAGTATTATTGACATAAACTCTCACGAATCATACAACGAAATTCTTAAGGATATAAACATATATGTACATCTTTGCCATGGAGGTTACAAGGATTCAAATCCTATGAAGATGATCGATTATCATACAAGAATTACATACGATATTTTATTTGCAGCAGGTAAAGAAAATGTTGAAAAGGTTTTTGCTATATCCACACTAGATTTATTCAAGAACTATGAATCTAATCTAACAATTACAGAAAATTGGGAAGTAAATTACCCTGCAAGTGAAATTGATTTACTTTGCGCTAACCTAGCTGAAAATGTTTGTAAAGAATTTGCTAGAGATAGAGTATTTGAAGTTGTTAATCTCAGGCTGGGTAATATTGATAATAAAGATAATACTTTTCTTTCTGAAGAAACACTTAAGAATAAGTTTTTGCAACTTATAAATTTTGATAATGAAGAATTTGAAAGAGCTAAAGCTGCACAGAACGAACAATTTGTTTCAGCTAGAAAAAAAGGTGCTAACTGGATAAATTTACATTTACAAGATTCTTTCGATAACCAAAAATATCTTACTAATAAAATCGAAGATTTGCTAAATCCAGGAGTTATTTAATGAAAATTTTAATTCTTGGTGGCACAGGTATGCTAGGTCCATGGGTAGTTAAAGCTCTAAAAGATAAACACGAAATTTTACTTACAGATATAAGCGAGCCTCCAAAATCTTATAATGGTAATTTCAAAAAATTAAGTGTTGATGATATTGATGGAGTAGTTAAAGCTTCCGAAGGCATGGATTGTATAGTAAATTTATCTGTTTTAAGAACTGATAGAAAGCTTGCTTTTGATGTATCAACTAAAGGGAACTTCTCAATGATGGAAGCTGCTAGGATTAATAATATAAAAAGGGTTATAAACACAGGCCCTCATTTTCAGCTTGTAGGACAATCTTATGAAGAGTGGGACTATGACCTAAATCCTGATATGCCACCACAGCCTGGTACTAGATTATACGCAATTAGTAAGTACCTTGGACAAGAAATATGTAAAAGATATTCTCAACAATTTGGAATACAATTGATCACTCTTCTTTATTACAATATGCGACATCACCTGGATCTAACTACTCCAGATTTTGAACCAGCAAAACTTCATCAAGATATGACTCCTTTCACAACTTCTTGGATAGATTGCGGGGAAGCAGTCAGATGTGCTGTTGAGGTTTCGAATGATAAGTTATTATCAAAGCAAGAAACCTTTTTCATATCACCACAAATTCCTCACAACAAATTTAATAGTGAAAAAACTTACAGAGTATTGGGTTGGACTCCGAGATATAACCTAGAAAGACTTTGGAATAAAAAAATTGTAGAATCAAGTGAGCATACAGAAGATTACTATTAGATTTCTTTTACGATCTGAACAACTCTTCCAAGTATATTTACATTATCAAGATCAAGATTTATGTGGTTATTATAAAAAGTTAATTTTTTATCGTCATTATTGGCTTTAGCAATTACGAAACTTTTTTCCTGAAAAGAATCTTCATTATTTAAAATTTCCAAAAGCCACAAGGTATTATGCTTAATTCTTCTAACAAGAGCTTCGTGCCTAACTTTTGTTAATTCAGGACTCCAACCAGTGTTAATGTAAATTCTATCTCCAGAATTTATATCAGGAGAATTTGAATCATCTTCAACAAATAACCCCAAAGCATCATCAGAAAAAATATTTGGATCCCAATAGGCATACATTGTAGGAGTAACTGGTTCTTTA contains:
- a CDS encoding amidohydrolase family protein, with translation MPYGGNDWLDLNQEESIEPELPICDPHHHFWDLRSERTPYGKYLLNELLSDFKDHNIKSTVFIEARAMYNINLEKSYQSVGEVEFVQGLSAASASGIYGNSRAAAAIIGHANLNLGSKVKPILESLVAASPNRFRGIRHIVAKDDDPKVVMRQVYDLKEQMTTKNFIEGAKVLADMGLTFDSWMYFHQLPELLNLAKKVPELEIVLDHVGGLLQVGRYSTIKKEVKEIWKKNISDLSECPNVKIKLGGLGMPIFGYDWHERDIPIGSDDLAFDMAPILDFCIEKFTPERGMFESNFPVDKVSFSYNILYNAFKKYSKDFSKSERAAMFHDNAVKFYKI
- a CDS encoding aldolase/citrate lyase family protein, whose amino-acid sequence is MIYNKILENIKSNKTAVGLNININSPHLVEFFGSMGFDWVFIDCEHGSMSDSEAENMIRAAELYDMASVVRVAANEPYLILKMLDAGARGIVVPHIDNKDEAIKARNAAKYPPLGLRGSNYGTGRNNKYGSLINDTEEYYKFANNNTILFALIESKEAVENIDEILSVDGIDATWLGPSDMALSMGLPGKNQVQKYLDIVVKKTIEKGKISAATHSGPDQFDEYEHFHKLGSKVLSITSLSLMKQAAINWQKNIRKLD
- a CDS encoding ATP-binding cassette domain-containing protein; amino-acid sequence: MLNIIEVENLVKKYDKFIAVKGIDFTVKQGEIFGLLGPNGAGKTTTVEILEGLRKATSGIASIDGIDVSKNSKGVKKIIGVQLQECSFFDKLTLYEIIEMFSVLYSTNSDINSILEKVGLLEKKNSYYKPLSGGQKQRLSIAVALVNNPKVLFLDEPTTGLDPQARRNMWELISEIKKDGKTIILTTHYMEEAEILCDRVAIIDSGKIVKIDSPKNLISELLNSGFVTEKRYQEATLEDVFLDLTGKSLREY
- a CDS encoding ABC transporter permease, whose protein sequence is MKIYLIIASSTIKMYFRRTQSLFWTLFFPVVMMIGLGFFGFGEYEKPKLGIIDRANNTTSKEFINNLQQKQYIEIDQNIEENYEENLLEHLTDSVLIIPENFGSSNNKIEIYYEKSNSELAYSFQDTSLFLLQNLQDNNFTVEILEKKFEHENQGYKGFLVPGIVALAIMQSGILGVVFTIINYKSQGVLKRLQAAPINPGHFLIGQLISRLLILTIQTVVLFIIGVLILDINIALGNIYAWINIGIFSILGSILFLFIGLAISGASPNEDYAAPFANLITFPMMFLSGVFFDNELLPDWISNITEFLPLTPLVESLRESALYGTNTFELLPELITILAWIMVAFGVGVKTFKWE
- a CDS encoding NAD(P)-dependent oxidoreductase; amino-acid sequence: MKILILGGTGMLGPWVVKALKDKHEILLTDISEPPKSYNGNFKKLSVDDIDGVVKASEGMDCIVNLSVLRTDRKLAFDVSTKGNFSMMEAARINNIKRVINTGPHFQLVGQSYEEWDYDLNPDMPPQPGTRLYAISKYLGQEICKRYSQQFGIQLITLLYYNMRHHLDLTTPDFEPAKLHQDMTPFTTSWIDCGEAVRCAVEVSNDKLLSKQETFFISPQIPHNKFNSEKTYRVLGWTPRYNLERLWNKKIVESSEHTEDYY
- a CDS encoding mandelate racemase/muconate lactonizing enzyme family protein: MKITDIKIYAAEYAQTSKSLTNKKWVFIKVETNEGIHGWGEVGSSVNVSEEFMATAIREVSPQLIGENPMDIDRLWNKIYRMFSYMGSRGFTTSLTAGFDIALWDIKGKVSGLPVYDLLGGSYRDPVRLYCNAWFTGCNTPEDYARAAKSNVVDNGHNACKLDPFLEMTQYHTMYQDGFISQEGEQLGYDIVEAVREVVGPDIEILIDAHGHYNVPNAIRISNNLFERFNIAWFEEPVPPEGINALRQVKESTNAPICVGERLYTRADFIPILENNLADFIMPDTVWTGGISEIKKIATMAEAYYIPIAPHVIPGGPIELISAAHVVTSVPNFYKLEHSHTFIPEHNNLLVEPYKIEDGHIHLNNKPGLGFELDEEKLEKLG
- a CDS encoding helix-turn-helix domain-containing protein, which gives rise to MAIYAEGQKFSPQASTGEKIKKYRLSMNLSQVEVASQMKKSPVWLSKIETDQREIKTSDLVKICEIFQIEISELLGISNKVNTGYRTILQNVLSTLPNEIPVYKTSELDKLYVTKEPVTPTMYAYWDPNIFSDDALGLFVEDDSNSPDINSGDRIYINTGWSPELTKVRHEALVRRIKHNTLWLLEILNNEDSFQEKSFVIAKANNDDKKLTFYNNHINLDLDNVNILGRVVQIVKEI